In a single window of the Gadus macrocephalus chromosome 6, ASM3116895v1 genome:
- the mef2cb gene encoding LOW QUALITY PROTEIN: myocyte enhancer factor 2cb (The sequence of the model RefSeq protein was modified relative to this genomic sequence to represent the inferred CDS: inserted 2 bases in 1 codon), with translation MSGWQQQHIQNMQHSASLGQLGNCASSHLCQGSNLSLPSAQSLHIKSEPVSPPRDRTSSTGRLRRRHXPPQQQNLPSSRQDSGRSPVDSLSSCSSSHEGSDRDDHRNDFHSPLGLARPNMDERESPSIKRVRLSEGWAT, from the exons ATGAGCggctggcagcagcagcacatccAGAACATGCAGCATTCAGCCAGCCTGGGCCAGCTAGG AAACTGCGCTAGCTCCCACTTGTGTCAGGGCTCCAATCTGTCGCTGCCCTCCGCCCAGAGCCTGCACATCAAGTCCGAGCCCGTGTCCCCTCCGCGGGATCGCACCAGCAGCACGGGCCGGCTACGGCGGCGGCA GCCGCCCCAGCAGCAGAACCTCCCCTCGTCCCGCCAGGACTCTGGCCGCTCCCCCGTGGACAGCctgagcagctgcagcagctcccACGAGGGCAGCGACCGGGACGACCACCGCAACGACTTCCACTCGCCACTGGGGCTGGCGAGGCCCAACATGGACGAGCGCGAGAGCCCCTCCATCAAGCGCGTGCGCCTGTCGGAGGGCTGGGCCACATGA